The sequence GATAAAGATATAATAAGCGCGGTTGGTGCCTTGGTTGACATCCCTAGAAGGAGCAACCaattcaaaaatcataaaaactagaTTCATCATACTTGTTAAAAGGATAcacaaaagagaaaataaaactctATCTCAGTTTAAGTTGAAGGCAGGAGACAATCTTAGCAGTGCTATAACAAAGTTTACAAACCTTGGGAATTTGGCCTTGATGAAATGGCGGGTAATCCTACCAGTTAGTGTTCTACATGGTaatcaaaatttacaaggaTGCAAATATATCCATTCCATGATTTAATATAAGcacatttcaaaatcattttcagGCAGCAAGGCAGTGATCATGGATATACAACAGAGTTCCTGCTTGGTGATACAAAAAATTTAACGCTCATAATTTTGCTAATATGTCTTTAAATGAGAAGTCCTAGTTAACAAATCAAGGAGCAAGAAACTTACACTCTTTAGAACAGATTCAATGCGAGCTGGCTGCTTTGCTTgccaaaacaaaaatccaagAACTACACGCTGGAAAACTTCCTTCAGGGGTTTCAAGACAAATTTCTGCAAGATTGATTCCTCAGGCTCATCCATGTTTTCATTTGGATTCCCAAACTGACCAGCAGAATTTAGTAGTGCAAGTCCAACAACTTGCTCAGGAAAGCCCACTGCTGCAACCAAAGCAGTAAAGCCTCCAAGGCTGAAAATTCACCACGAGTTATATAACGCCAAAAACATAgagaaaataaacatttttcttCCGCAGTACATGTTTTAATCACATACACTCAAACAGACAATATAATGAAAAACAGtgcattttatttgttataccTGTTTCCTACTAAAACAGCTGGCTCTTTCACTATCTCCTTCAAGAAATCCACTACTTGATCCCTCCACACCATGGCATCATACTCAATAACTGCTTTCTCACTCCATCCAAACCCCAGCAAGTCTACTGCATAAACCTTATACTTTTTGGCTAATTCAGGTATGTTGTATCTGAGGACATTGCAAAGATGATAACTTTGTCAGGTAGAACAAGACTTTCACTATAACCAAGGAACAAATATGTAAACAAACATCCATTGCATCTCAGCCCGGAAAAAATTCACAACCATTTGATACAATAGCAGCattattcttctaattttcaATTAGCAACAACTATAATGCAAAAAAGATGGGATTCAGAAAAACGAAGAAATCACGTGctttaaaacaaaatccattgtctgattgagttttgtttCCATCAAATGATCGATCAtgataaacataaattaaataacaGCATTATCATCTCTTGACTAGATGCACAAAGCTTTGTTTGTTTCCTTAACTAAATGTTCTCCAAAAAAGCATCGGGGAAAGATGGGTGCCTCATTCCTTAAAACAGATGATAGAATCTAAGAATAAAATACCTCCAATGAAATGCAGAAGCACCAAAACCATGAATGAGAACAATAGGAAGCCCTTCTCCTTGTACCACATAATGTATTTTGTGACCCCGCCATGTCCAAAAATTATATCCCTCAGGCTTAAATGGCAATCTCTCCATCCCTATCcccaaagaaaagaagaaaaataaaaactttatactTAAGCAAGCACAGCtggatggtaaaaaaaaaataaaactgaccTTGAGTAGGCTCTGTGGCTAAAGAAGAGCCCGTGACTGAAACCCCAGAAGCCAGAATTCCTCTGAAAGCAAAACTTCTCCTGTTCATTTCACATCTGCTTCCTTCAAgccaaaagaaagagagaaagaggaattCAATAAAAACCCAGAAACGAAATgaacattttaaaacaaaataaacttacTGTGCTGATTTAATCTTGCTGGTGGTACAAGAAACCTTGTAGCAGAGGAATTGAATAGCCTTGACCTTAATGAAGGTGACAAAGAACATGATGAAGAAGACATTGAAACAAACTAATTCTTTAAAAACTCTGGATTTTAAGAAGCAAATCACATTTTGGAAAGACCAAAAGCAGCATTTAAATATCTGGGGTTGTGTTTCATCATTTATGTGGCTACTGTCTTTTGTCCTTGTGGCCGTCTTCAAGCCATAACCCTCTTGAGactttagattttgttttctagttaacTATTTCTCCTTTCCGCGAAAATTCGGTCTTGCTAGATTTTTTCCAGAagtaaaaagaggaaaatatatCTTCgtttaattcaaaagaaaaagaaatgaacaatATTCTTATCAATactactttaaaaaaagaaatcttaaCAACTTCtttgttcaaaaataattttaaataatttaacttatttttaactAGATCTAAGACATGATTTATAGGGAATTGAGttctaaattaagttttttttaaaaataaatttttaattatttttttaaaattattttgacatgttaatgttaaaaaatatttttaaaaataaaataaaataattattttaatttattttaaaataaaaaatacttttaaaaataaccattattacattcttaaatattttttaatatactaaatcTTAATGTTTCATAAGAGAGACTAAATTGTAATTGTTGTAAAAccatacaataataataaaaacaattttaaaaaaagggaaatagACTGGTCTATTATAACTTGAGCATCATGTATTTTCTCATAATTTTagttaatctttttaattaaataaactatacatgatatcttaaaaatatgagacaaaatatattaagatttaatatttattttaaatatatttgtttgtcatgtattaattaacacacacaaacaacaacaaattaTGTATTTGTCTTGCTTTTTGAGTTATTTAGAGGAGAATTCgtttggtttaaaaaatcaagcttaaagtatactaaaaattacaaaaatattaaaaatagaaggaCATATTTGAGatataactaaaaattaaaaatataaaggtatAATTATACATACAAGAATTTATTAAAgatatcatttaaaatatataaacgaatattttgaatattcaaGTCCTGTGATTATTGCATTAGTTTGAatgggaaaaataaataaaagaaatgacatattggaaaaataattgaatttacagaattaaagatttatatgtacacaataaaaatattggcGGTTACATCTCCTTCTCCCTGAAGGAATCTCCTCCCTATATAAGTCCCTGACTTGCCCACGAAACCAAATCTCCCTTCCCTCTCCGCCAAACACAAAAACCCCTTTTCTCTCTGTTACACAAAACTAATTTGCGATTCTTTAATCCTTCGATCAATGGCTTCTGCTGCAGTCTGTGGTACCAAAAGATCATACTCCTTCGAAGACGAAATATCCTCCATCCCGCTTCTAAAACGTATCCGCTGCACCTCTCCGCCTGGCATCCGGCCACCACAACCACCTCCAAAAGAAAACCCAGTTCCCAGAAATCCTGTTCCTGCTAGTGGTGAACAATGGGTGGACCTGCTAGTGAAAGAGATGACGAGCGCAACAAGCGTGGACGACGCAAAAACACGAGCAGGGAGAGTTCTTGAGATGCTGCAGAAAGTAATTAGCGATCAGGTGACCGAAGGGGCGGCGAAGGGTTTTGAAACAGAGAATTATGCGTTGAAGGAAAGGGTTGAAGCTTTGTGCCAGGAGAATGGAGTGCTGAAGCGCGCTGTGGTGATACAGCATGAGATGCTGAAAGAAGgggaagagaaggagaaagaaTTGAAGCAGTTCAAGGAGATGGTCGAACATTATCAGGAGAAGGTTCGGATGCTTGAAGTTCATAATTATGCTTTGTCAGTGCATTTGAATCAGGCTTTGCAGGGAAATTCTATCGGTGGACGTTGTAATCCTGATGtgtactaaaaatatatttatttttatttttattatttacatttgaTAATTTGTGAGGCTTTGTTAATGTACTTATCTGGTATTTGGAATTGTTGTATTTAATAAATCTTTGATACGACAGTGATGCTAAATTCCCATGTTAAATATTCTAATTGTAAAAGAAACAAACTATGATAGTCTAAGATAATGTATTATGTAAGGATCACTTTATATTAAGCATCCCATTAATTTGAAAATGTTGTTAGAAAAAATTGTTGTAATGATTAAATAAGTTGCAATCTTTTCCCCCCCTAAGACaaaaagtttttaatatttaattacaaatattttttgagtAAATGGTTTTAATGAATCATTATTAAGGGTTAGCAAATACCTAAAATCAgacaagtattagcttttagTAAAatagtttaatcaatttttggttttgatataaataaaatatcattaaaaatattatattttcataaatttttgttatgaaaGACCTAAGCATCTATGTCATCactcttataaaaatatttggtgTATTGTAATTGGTCAAAAGATATGACTAACTACCCCCacttcatataatttatttttagttcttaaatgcaattttttgttcttctccAAGACAGATTCTAATCTAATGGTACCACCCTTTAAatgagtgttttttaaaaaaaaattaaactcctATTATCATATTCAAACATGTTATCTAATTTGAGAATCAGAAACATTACTTAATAGTAACCCTATTAGTAGTTTTACTTTCCACATCCTATAAAAACTATCTTTCTTGGGATGTTATAAGGAACATGTATTGCACAAAGACttgaaaccctttttttttataaaaactcatTTGCTTGTCTTTGCAATTCAAGCATCTTCATTGAGCATATTCATCTTATAGCAAGGCAAATTCTACAATTTAACATAAGGACACTTTATGGTGTGTTGGATGTTACACATAAAGAGATAAGGCATTATAAAGTTTAGAGTGAAAAAACTCTTTCAACATTACATTTACCTCTTTTTAAGATGGCTAATCTGAAGAGTTTTCTATAATCTTTTTAGCAACTAGAGCAAACACAATTGACTCCTCGTGAACCTCCTTCTCAAACTTCCTAGAATTTATTATGTAAAGTCCATTTTCTTTGACCTTTTTCTTCTGTTATCCATTATTACTTGactagaaataaaatatacaagCTTTTTAATGtagctttaattaatatttcagtTTTAATTGAGTATTGACTAGAAATATTTAGAATCAATGTTTGATGCAATAATAATCTTATAatcataataactttataattttttttgcaaaaacatttttgttcctttatttttactatattcattaataaaatattgatgatattaaagataaataaatttttattaacaaatcaaatatatttatatgaaaaaaataatactcatATATAACTAATTGATTTACTACTATGACAATAAAACAAACCTCATACAATATTTCACTTAAAAGCTCAGATTAAACACTCTCTCTGTATTAAACTACACACTTGGTTTGGTACTCACTACACtctcattgtaaaaaaaaaaaaaaaaaaagaaggtaacaTGCATATGTGCATTGTCATTGACcatcaataatttatattaaattacattataaaataaagaaaaatgttaTTGTTTCCTACTAATTTTACTAGAGGTTGAGAGATGtgaattgtatataaaaaaaattatttttaatatatatcaaatattaaaataatctgaaaatatataaaaaatattaacttgaagtaaataaaaaaaataaaaaaaattcaaatattttcaaaaatatttttaaaaatcaaacttcgtgaatattttttttatggcttttaATTGAGTTGCACGCTCCATGGTTGTTCCACTCTATGAGCCCTCCCTTTCTTCTTGATTCATCGGCTTGGTGTATAAtacctttcaatttcattagtAATATCATATTGATTTAagcaaaattgatttgaaacaaATCTAAATAGTTTCCAAATCCTCTCTCCTTAAAGCTGATTCAATTGTCTCAGATACTCCCAGGTTGCTAACATGGATCATGAATGATCCAGGTGTTGTAAGAAGAGCTCAGTACGTATGAGGCTATGTGGAATAAAAGTAGAATTTGTATTAACACAGTAGCCTCATTGTGTTGTTCCATTATAGCTGCAGTGTGTGCTATGTTCTGTTTAACTTATTTTGGCGTCATTACTTCTCAGACAACCATCGCAGTCACTCGATGCAatgaaaacaaagttaaaaCTCCGGTGGGATGCTTAGCTTTATGAACATAACCAAGAATGTAGTGCTTGAACTGGTTACGAAGCATGATTTTCTCAGTTTGGAAATAGAAAAAAGGAAGTGCGTCTCTGTGGGACAGTATGCACAAGGCCCTTGttctatatttcaattaacagAGCTGGAGATGGAGGATCAGAGGAGAATGGGAAGAAAGGTAATATCCCAGATATTGTATTCATCACTGCTTCAAAAATGTTTTGTAGAAGTGTTTTCCTGTAGCTAAGCAGATTAGAATTCTTAAAATTGCAAGTTATTTCCATCAGACAGTCTTGTGTGCTCCTTAATTGCCATGGATGCTGTTGAATCGAAAgattattaataaatcaaatcacAGAGGAGCGTGTCTGCGTCAATATATAGCCAACGGACATCAATTTTATGAATTTCCATCAAGGTTCTGAATCCAGAATACGTTTTTCTGTTATTAAAAGAGATGATTAGTGCATGTATTCTGCCTTCTAACGTGTTAATTTGTTTGAGTTCATTCTCATCAGACAGTGAAAT is a genomic window of Populus alba chromosome 5, ASM523922v2, whole genome shotgun sequence containing:
- the LOC118030047 gene encoding uncharacterized protein, encoding MASAAVCGTKRSYSFEDEISSIPLLKRIRCTSPPGIRPPQPPPKENPVPRNPVPASGEQWVDLLVKEMTSATSVDDAKTRAGRVLEMLQKVISDQVTEGAAKGFETENYALKERVEALCQENGVLKRAVVIQHEMLKEGEEKEKELKQFKEMVEHYQEKVRMLEVHNYALSVHLNQALQGNSIGGRCNPDVY
- the LOC118030015 gene encoding pheophytinase, chloroplastic, whose protein sequence is MSSSSCSLSPSLRSRLFNSSATRFLVPPARLNQHRSRCEMNRRSFAFRGILASGVSVTGSSLATEPTQGMERLPFKPEGYNFWTWRGHKIHYVVQGEGLPIVLIHGFGASAFHWRYNIPELAKKYKVYAVDLLGFGWSEKAVIEYDAMVWRDQVVDFLKEIVKEPAVLVGNSLGGFTALVAAVGFPEQVVGLALLNSAGQFGNPNENMDEPEESILQKFVLKPLKEVFQRVVLGFLFWQAKQPARIESVLKSVYINTSNVDDYLVESITMPAADPNAGEVYYRLMTRFMLNQSKYTLNSALSELRCPLLLLWGDLDPWVGPAKANRIKEFYPNTTLVNLKAGHCPHDEVPELVNKSLIDWLSSLKPEASLQTL